The following are from one region of the Geoalkalibacter subterraneus genome:
- a CDS encoding GSU3529 family protein: MTVFDRLSDALEKAQAEQDLPDFIAKEISTVLQRRKDFAGRENELEELAEQISLYDTYGQTGYLGMGVNHVILQKTLDRLLKQP, encoded by the coding sequence ATGACTGTTTTTGATCGCTTGTCGGACGCACTGGAGAAAGCCCAGGCCGAACAGGATCTGCCGGATTTTATCGCCAAGGAGATCTCAACTGTTCTGCAACGTCGGAAAGATTTTGCTGGACGGGAGAATGAGCTGGAAGAGCTGGCGGAACAGATCTCCCTGTATGACACCTACGGCCAGACAGGGTACCTCGGCATGGGGGTTAACCATGTCATCCTGCAGAAGACCCTGGATCGATTGTTAAAGCAGCCCTGA
- the nuoB gene encoding NADH-quinone oxidoreductase subunit NuoB, which produces MLNIVRERLRQGHRTGTFPKEAPKLPERFRGLPTIAQNLTPAECAEVAAACPFAALGCSDSQLQIDLGRCLFCADCPAAARGALTFSGDYRLAVRKREDLLLEDKAHRLADKLDKRMRKLFGRSLKLRQVSAGGCNACEADLNVLGTLVFDLGRFGIQFVASPRHADGLIVTGAVTENMKGALLETYAAVPEPKLVIASGACAIAGGPFRDSPEAHNGIGDLLPVDLYIPGCPPHPYTALDGLLRLLGRL; this is translated from the coding sequence ATGCTGAACATTGTTCGTGAACGCCTGCGCCAGGGGCATCGCACCGGCACCTTTCCCAAAGAGGCGCCGAAGCTGCCGGAGCGCTTCCGAGGCCTGCCGACCATTGCACAGAACCTGACCCCGGCGGAGTGCGCAGAGGTTGCCGCCGCGTGCCCCTTCGCTGCCCTGGGCTGCTCCGACAGCCAGCTGCAGATCGATCTGGGCCGCTGCCTCTTTTGCGCCGATTGTCCGGCCGCAGCCCGGGGCGCGCTCACCTTCAGCGGCGACTACCGGCTGGCGGTGAGAAAGCGCGAGGATCTTCTGCTCGAAGACAAAGCCCACCGGCTGGCCGACAAGCTGGACAAACGGATGCGCAAGCTCTTCGGCCGCTCGCTCAAGCTGCGCCAGGTCTCCGCCGGCGGGTGCAACGCCTGTGAAGCCGATCTCAACGTGCTTGGAACCCTGGTTTTCGACCTGGGACGTTTCGGCATCCAGTTCGTCGCCTCGCCCCGTCACGCCGACGGCCTCATCGTCACCGGGGCGGTCACTGAAAACATGAAGGGCGCCCTGCTCGAGACCTACGCCGCCGTTCCCGAGCCGAAGCTGGTGATCGCATCGGGCGCCTGCGCCATCGCCGGCGGGCCGTTTCGCGACAGCCCCGAGGCTCATAACGGCATCGGCGATCTGCTGCCGGTCGACCTCTACATTCCCGGCTGCCCGCCCCATCCCTACACGGCGCTCGACGGCCTGCTGCGTCTGCTCGGGCGGCTTTGA
- a CDS encoding PTS sugar transporter subunit IIA, whose translation MNTSVKEAAELLRVSEKTIYRWIKQEILPVYKVNEQYRFNRAELLEWATSRRMGISPEAFHEPEASGAALPTLFESLETGGIVYRLDGNTRKTVLARLVDELRLPEEVDREYLLKVLNAREQLASTGVGGGIAIPHPRNPVLLHITKPSVTLAFLEKPVDFHALDGKPVHTLFCLISPTLRAHLHLLSVLSFALRDPGFRAAIENQASREEIFSTLKRVTEELSGPSTP comes from the coding sequence ATGAATACTTCTGTAAAAGAAGCTGCAGAACTGTTGCGTGTTTCGGAAAAGACGATTTATCGCTGGATTAAACAAGAGATTCTCCCCGTCTACAAGGTCAACGAACAGTACCGGTTCAATCGCGCGGAACTGCTGGAATGGGCGACGTCCCGGCGCATGGGCATCTCACCGGAGGCATTTCACGAACCGGAGGCCAGCGGCGCCGCCCTGCCAACCTTGTTTGAGTCTCTTGAGACCGGGGGGATTGTTTACCGACTGGACGGCAATACCCGCAAGACGGTTCTGGCCCGACTTGTTGACGAATTGCGGTTGCCTGAAGAAGTCGACCGGGAATACCTGCTCAAGGTGCTCAACGCCCGCGAACAGCTCGCCTCGACCGGTGTCGGCGGCGGCATTGCCATACCCCACCCCCGCAACCCGGTCCTTTTGCATATCACCAAACCAAGCGTCACCCTTGCCTTCCTGGAAAAGCCCGTGGACTTTCATGCTCTGGACGGCAAGCCGGTTCACACCTTGTTCTGCCTGATTTCTCCGACCCTGCGGGCCCACCTGCATCTGCTTTCGGTGCTCAGTTTCGCCTTGAGAGATCCAGGTTTCAGAGCCGCCATAGAAAACCAGGCCAGCAGGGAGGAAATTTTTTCGACATTGAAAAGGGTAACCGAAGAACTCTCCGGTCCATCAACTCCTTAG
- a CDS encoding helix-turn-helix transcriptional regulator, whose product MKKHPTEEARFRGNPAAIARLRELARDLGAKELDSIPANEVFPELATNRAGVALRGMRYREDLTQAQLAERTGIPQRHISEMENGKRGIGKENARKLAPALNADYRLFL is encoded by the coding sequence ATGAAAAAGCACCCTACTGAAGAGGCCCGGTTTCGCGGCAATCCTGCGGCAATTGCCCGATTGCGCGAACTGGCGCGCGACCTTGGCGCTAAAGAACTTGACAGCATTCCCGCCAACGAGGTCTTTCCCGAACTGGCGACCAACCGCGCCGGAGTGGCGTTGCGCGGCATGCGCTACCGCGAGGATCTGACCCAGGCGCAACTGGCCGAGCGCACCGGCATCCCCCAGCGGCATATCAGCGAAATGGAAAACGGCAAACGCGGCATCGGCAAGGAAAACGCCCGCAAACTGGCACCGGCGCTGAATGCCGACTATCGGTTGTTTCTGTAG
- a CDS encoding type II toxin-antitoxin system RelE family toxin, producing MTWNVHFSRQAQKQTARLPVKIQGILQVLVIDLEKNGPVRGNWANYGKLTGRRHHCHLKKGKPCYVAVWEVADKEIKLIEVVYAGTHEKAPY from the coding sequence ATGACATGGAATGTGCACTTTAGTCGACAGGCTCAGAAACAGACCGCCCGCTTGCCTGTAAAAATTCAGGGGATATTACAGGTGTTGGTGATCGATCTGGAAAAAAACGGGCCCGTGCGAGGCAACTGGGCGAACTACGGCAAGCTGACAGGCCGTCGGCACCATTGCCACCTGAAAAAAGGCAAGCCCTGTTACGTCGCGGTTTGGGAAGTCGCGGACAAGGAAATCAAACTGATCGAGGTGGTTTATGCGGGTACCCATGAAAAAGCACCCTACTGA
- a CDS encoding proton-conducting transporter transmembrane domain-containing protein — MIALLVALPLVAAGCSFIIPWHQARSWLLPAVSAVHLLLSTLFALGYLPSEGTWIGLDALSSLVLVVTSLLFFGCALYAVGYLDLHPERGNKVMVPCLLIFLGAMSLAVTARHLGLLWIAVEATTIASAPLIYFNRNRLTIEATWKYLLICSVGIALAMLGLLFVAYSALGSGVPVSLQFDKLLSQATTLSKPWLHTGFVFMLVGFGTKMGLAPLHTWKPDAYGEAPGLVGALLAGGLTSVAFLAILRGVQLMTAAGDGALARQELLGMGILSLLVAAVFMVGQPDIKRLLAYSSVEHMGLLAIGVSIGGLATFGAMLHLVNNALTKGGLFLAAGNIQRAFASKHLSEVRGALSVLPVSGTLFLAGFLAITGSPPFGPFMSEFTILRGIFGSDRLVVGLLVLLLLATVFIGMGATVLAATQGEASEATPGFRDSPLLCISPLCFMLLILLIGVYIPEPMQNALHQAAALLEVQP; from the coding sequence ATGATTGCACTTCTCGTTGCTCTCCCTTTGGTCGCAGCCGGCTGCAGTTTCATCATTCCCTGGCATCAGGCACGTTCATGGCTTCTGCCGGCCGTCAGTGCGGTACATCTGCTGCTGTCGACGCTGTTTGCCCTGGGCTATCTTCCGTCCGAAGGGACCTGGATCGGTCTGGACGCCCTTTCGAGTCTGGTGCTGGTGGTGACCAGTCTGCTCTTTTTCGGTTGTGCGCTGTATGCGGTCGGCTACCTGGACCTGCATCCTGAGCGGGGCAACAAGGTCATGGTCCCCTGCCTTCTGATCTTCCTCGGTGCGATGAGCCTTGCCGTGACTGCGCGGCATCTCGGTCTGCTCTGGATTGCCGTTGAGGCGACAACCATCGCCAGCGCGCCGCTGATCTATTTCAACCGCAACCGTCTTACCATTGAGGCCACCTGGAAATATCTGCTGATCTGTTCAGTGGGGATCGCCCTGGCGATGCTCGGCCTGCTTTTCGTGGCTTATTCGGCCCTCGGCAGTGGCGTACCGGTCAGCCTGCAGTTTGACAAGCTGCTGAGCCAGGCGACCACCTTGAGCAAGCCCTGGCTACACACCGGTTTTGTCTTCATGCTGGTCGGTTTCGGCACCAAAATGGGGCTCGCGCCGCTGCATACATGGAAGCCCGATGCCTACGGCGAGGCGCCGGGCCTGGTCGGCGCTTTGCTGGCCGGAGGGCTGACCAGTGTCGCCTTTCTCGCCATTTTGCGCGGAGTGCAATTGATGACCGCGGCCGGGGACGGCGCCCTGGCGCGCCAGGAACTGCTCGGGATGGGAATACTTTCGCTGCTGGTCGCGGCCGTCTTCATGGTGGGTCAGCCCGATATCAAACGCTTGCTGGCATATTCATCGGTCGAGCATATGGGACTTCTGGCGATCGGCGTCAGTATCGGCGGCCTGGCCACCTTCGGCGCCATGCTGCACCTGGTCAACAACGCCCTGACCAAAGGCGGGCTGTTTCTTGCGGCGGGCAACATCCAGCGTGCCTTTGCCAGCAAGCACCTCTCGGAGGTGCGCGGCGCATTAAGCGTCCTGCCGGTTTCAGGCACCCTGTTCCTGGCCGGATTCCTTGCCATCACCGGGTCTCCCCCGTTCGGCCCCTTCATGAGCGAGTTTACGATCCTGCGTGGAATCTTCGGCAGTGACCGCCTGGTCGTCGGTCTGCTGGTGCTGCTCCTTCTCGCCACTGTTTTCATCGGCATGGGAGCGACCGTTCTGGCGGCCACCCAGGGTGAAGCCTCCGAGGCGACCCCCGGTTTTCGAGACAGCCCACTGCTGTGTATTTCTCCTCTGTGTTTCATGCTGCTGATTCTGCTGATCGGGGTCTATATCCCCGAGCCGATGCAGAACGCGCTGCATCAGGCGGCGGCCCTGCTGGAGGTGCAACCATGA
- a CDS encoding hydrogenase: MTDLTNPLLLAVILINFFTLGSARLGACIRVVSVQGALLALLPLTTHGFSFHSILLTTGAFCLKGVFIPWLLFRAIREVRIRRELEPTIGFVPTMILGALTTAGAFLFADFLPLISEHHEGLFVPTALATMFAGFLLLVSRRKAITQVLGYLMLENGIFVIGVLLSDALPLMVEAGVLLDLLVAVFVMGIVMNHISREFSTINTERLSALKE, from the coding sequence ATGACGGATTTGACCAACCCGCTGCTGCTCGCGGTGATCCTTATCAATTTTTTCACTCTGGGCAGCGCCAGGCTCGGTGCCTGCATCCGGGTGGTGTCGGTCCAGGGAGCGCTTCTGGCGTTGTTGCCCCTGACCACCCACGGGTTTTCCTTCCACTCCATATTGCTGACGACAGGCGCTTTCTGCCTCAAGGGAGTTTTCATCCCCTGGCTGCTGTTCCGTGCCATCCGCGAGGTGCGTATCCGGCGCGAGCTGGAGCCGACGATCGGCTTCGTTCCGACGATGATCCTCGGAGCGTTGACCACCGCCGGCGCTTTCCTGTTTGCCGACTTTCTTCCCCTGATTTCCGAACACCATGAGGGGCTGTTTGTGCCGACCGCTTTGGCGACGATGTTCGCCGGCTTTCTGCTGCTGGTCTCGCGGCGCAAGGCCATTACCCAGGTGCTCGGCTACCTGATGCTGGAAAATGGCATCTTTGTCATCGGCGTTTTGTTGAGCGATGCCTTGCCTCTGATGGTCGAGGCCGGGGTGTTGCTGGACCTGCTGGTCGCGGTTTTTGTCATGGGGATTGTGATGAATCACATCAGCCGGGAGTTTTCTACCATCAACACAGAGCGGTTGTCTGCTCTTAAGGAATAA
- a CDS encoding NADH-quinone oxidoreductase subunit C → MNPSRVIRLRHGACVPLAELPRLEFSSFRNTLLDEVAGEARVVSLFGHPGGEGLDLYAVLARDWKGELVLLHTRVKESFPSLTPECPQVHLFERELAEQYGVRPQGHPWLKPVRFHQRWVKGADIWGRRDDEHPIPGDMDFYRVEGEEVHEVAVGPVHAGVIEPGHFRFQCHGEEVMHLEISLGYQHRGIEQMLRGGPHPASIYQLEAAAGDTTIGHATAYSQLIESLAGVKVSLRTHAIRAIALELERLANHVGDIGALAGDVGFLPTASFCGRLRGDYLNLTAELCGSRFGRGLVRPGGVQFDLDPARAETLTQRLKVLAAETRGAIELCFDSPSVLARFEGTGRVTADDAEALGLVGVAARACGLVRDVRLHRNFGNGETRFDTPVIETDGDVFARGNVRRREIYASHRLIDEDLKRLPAGEIRTALPALAPESLGISLCEGWRGELVHVGITDAQGRLARYKIVDPSFHNWSALAMALRGEQISDFPLCNKSFNLSYCGFDL, encoded by the coding sequence ATGAACCCTTCCCGCGTGATCCGCCTTCGGCACGGCGCCTGTGTGCCGCTCGCCGAGTTGCCGCGGCTTGAATTTTCATCCTTTCGCAACACCCTGCTTGATGAGGTCGCGGGCGAGGCACGCGTTGTGAGCCTGTTCGGTCACCCCGGCGGCGAAGGACTGGACCTGTACGCGGTTCTGGCCCGCGACTGGAAAGGAGAACTGGTGCTGCTGCATACCCGGGTGAAGGAAAGCTTCCCATCGCTGACGCCGGAGTGTCCGCAAGTGCACCTGTTCGAGCGAGAACTCGCCGAACAGTACGGCGTCCGTCCGCAAGGGCACCCCTGGCTCAAGCCGGTGCGCTTTCATCAGAGATGGGTGAAAGGGGCCGACATCTGGGGGCGCAGGGACGATGAGCACCCGATCCCCGGCGATATGGACTTTTATCGGGTCGAGGGGGAGGAGGTTCACGAGGTCGCCGTCGGCCCCGTTCACGCCGGCGTCATCGAACCGGGTCATTTCCGTTTTCAGTGTCATGGCGAAGAGGTCATGCATCTGGAGATCTCCCTCGGCTACCAGCATCGCGGCATCGAGCAGATGTTGCGCGGCGGGCCCCATCCGGCCAGTATCTATCAACTCGAGGCGGCCGCTGGGGACACCACTATCGGCCACGCCACCGCGTACAGTCAGCTCATCGAGAGCTTGGCCGGGGTGAAGGTTTCACTGCGGACCCATGCCATCCGCGCCATTGCCCTGGAGCTGGAGCGGCTCGCCAACCATGTCGGGGACATCGGAGCCCTGGCCGGTGATGTCGGTTTTCTGCCGACCGCATCGTTTTGCGGCCGCCTTCGGGGGGATTACCTGAACCTGACCGCCGAACTGTGCGGCAGCCGTTTCGGGCGCGGTCTGGTGCGTCCCGGCGGGGTTCAATTCGACCTTGATCCGGCGCGGGCCGAGACCCTGACGCAACGACTCAAAGTCCTTGCCGCAGAAACCCGTGGCGCCATCGAGCTCTGTTTCGACAGCCCTTCGGTGTTGGCTCGCTTCGAGGGGACCGGACGCGTGACCGCCGATGACGCCGAAGCCCTGGGGCTGGTCGGCGTCGCGGCCCGTGCCTGCGGGCTGGTTCGCGATGTCCGCTTACATCGCAACTTCGGGAACGGCGAGACGCGCTTCGATACCCCGGTGATCGAAACCGATGGCGACGTTTTCGCACGCGGCAATGTCCGCCGTCGCGAAATCTATGCTTCGCACCGGCTGATCGACGAGGACCTCAAGCGACTTCCGGCCGGGGAGATCCGGACGGCCCTGCCTGCTCTGGCGCCGGAATCCCTGGGAATTTCCCTCTGTGAAGGATGGCGCGGCGAACTGGTCCATGTCGGGATCACCGATGCCCAGGGGAGGCTGGCGCGCTACAAGATCGTCGATCCCTCCTTTCATAACTGGAGCGCTCTGGCAATGGCCCTGCGTGGCGAACAGATCTCGGATTTCCCGCTGTGCAACAAGAGCTTCAATCTCTCCTACTGCGGATTCGACCTATAG
- a CDS encoding PTS sugar transporter subunit IIA, translating to MNLSVKDAAVLLSVSEKTIYRWLKQNILPTIKIQGSYRFNRAELLEWATSRRLGVSADAFSEPESEAQPLPTLYEALEAGGIFYRIEGQTRDEALADAVSHLRLPEDVDRQYLSQVLLAREQLASTAIGEGIAIPHPRSPGLLSIVRPTVTLCFLEQAIDYHALDGQAVNILLIILSPNLRSHLHLLSRLGFVLQSPAFRAVLQDQDSRERIFGALASAEEKISQTHPAGDKMSL from the coding sequence ATGAACCTTTCGGTTAAAGACGCCGCGGTGCTGCTGTCGGTTTCGGAAAAAACCATCTACCGTTGGCTTAAGCAGAATATTCTCCCGACCATCAAAATCCAGGGGAGTTATCGTTTCAACCGGGCTGAACTGCTGGAATGGGCGACCTCCAGGCGATTGGGAGTGTCGGCCGATGCCTTCAGTGAACCGGAATCCGAAGCCCAGCCGCTGCCGACTCTTTACGAGGCACTGGAAGCCGGGGGAATCTTCTACCGCATTGAAGGCCAAACCAGGGACGAGGCCCTTGCCGACGCAGTGAGCCACCTACGCCTGCCCGAAGATGTCGACCGCCAATACCTGAGTCAGGTTCTGCTCGCCCGTGAACAGCTTGCCTCCACGGCGATCGGCGAGGGGATCGCCATTCCTCACCCCCGCAGCCCCGGATTATTGAGCATCGTTCGGCCAACAGTGACCCTGTGCTTTCTGGAACAGGCGATCGACTATCACGCGCTGGACGGCCAGGCGGTCAATATCCTGCTGATCATCCTTTCTCCGAACCTCCGCTCACATCTTCATCTTCTGTCAAGACTGGGGTTTGTTCTCCAGTCCCCGGCGTTTCGGGCCGTTTTGCAGGACCAGGATAGCCGCGAGAGGATTTTTGGAGCTTTGGCGTCCGCTGAAGAAAAAATCAGTCAAACTCACCCTGCGGGAGACAAAATGAGCCTATGA
- a CDS encoding respiratory chain complex I subunit 1 family protein produces the protein MIGSLVLHLALLLLFAPLMQGVITKTKAWFGGRVGAPLLQPYFDLARLWHKGFVLSRTTTWVFLAGPVVALVVPVLASLLLPFGALPAPISFEGDLILFVYLFGLSRFFTATAALDTGSSFEGMGAAREVTFSCLAEPTVLFALLVLARLSGGLSLNTLFGGHLLEAWHSGAGASLSLVLVCLFVVLLVENSRIPFDDPNTHLELTMIHEVMVLDHSGPALGMVLYGAALKMMVLGALLVRLALPWQTGWWVSDAAIFLAGLFCVAILIGVVESTMARLRLSRVPQVLIGTSLLSIFALVLVLR, from the coding sequence ATGATCGGCAGTCTCGTTCTGCATTTGGCTCTATTGCTTCTGTTTGCCCCGCTGATGCAGGGAGTGATTACCAAAACCAAGGCCTGGTTTGGGGGGCGGGTCGGAGCCCCGTTGCTGCAGCCCTATTTCGATCTGGCCCGACTGTGGCACAAGGGGTTTGTTTTGAGCCGCACAACGACATGGGTCTTTCTGGCCGGTCCGGTGGTCGCTCTGGTGGTGCCGGTGTTGGCCTCGCTGCTGCTTCCCTTCGGGGCGCTACCGGCGCCGATCTCCTTCGAGGGAGACCTGATCCTGTTTGTCTACCTGTTCGGGCTCTCCCGGTTCTTCACGGCGACCGCTGCGCTGGACACCGGCTCAAGCTTTGAGGGGATGGGCGCGGCGCGGGAAGTGACGTTCTCCTGCCTGGCCGAACCGACGGTGCTGTTTGCCCTGCTGGTGCTGGCCCGTCTTTCCGGCGGACTGTCCCTTAATACGCTGTTCGGCGGTCATTTGCTGGAGGCCTGGCACAGTGGAGCCGGCGCCTCGCTCAGCCTGGTTCTGGTCTGCCTGTTCGTGGTGCTCTTGGTGGAAAATTCGCGAATCCCTTTTGACGATCCCAACACCCATCTGGAATTGACGATGATCCACGAGGTGATGGTGCTTGATCATAGCGGTCCCGCTCTAGGCATGGTCCTCTACGGGGCCGCACTCAAGATGATGGTGCTTGGCGCCTTGCTGGTGCGCCTGGCATTGCCCTGGCAGACAGGATGGTGGGTGAGTGATGCCGCAATTTTTCTGGCCGGGCTGTTCTGTGTCGCGATTCTGATCGGGGTGGTCGAGTCGACCATGGCGCGCCTGCGGCTGTCGCGCGTACCGCAGGTCCTGATCGGCACTTCGCTGCTCTCCATCTTCGCACTGGTGCTTGTTCTGCGCTGA
- a CDS encoding proton-conducting transporter transmembrane domain-containing protein produces MTWLVGAILLTSLAGVPGLFCRREGAGAERLACLMTLTGCACGLVAGALSLSHSVELSLNFRWSVPGGSLALGLDPLSAIFLLSLFLVAATGSVYGLRYWPQQEHPANGRKLRLFYGLICGAMILLFSARNGILFLMAWEVMALAGFFLITTEDHKDEVRRAGFVYLIATHTGTLALFGLFALLGQYAGSLNFPAAATLPAAGSSLVFLFGLFGFGMKAGLMPLHIWLPGAHAAAPSHASALLSGVMIKTGIYGLVRLTSFFAEIPFWWGWTVLALGAVSGVMGVALALAQHDIKRLLAYHSVENIGIIALGLGLALLGRSYQVPELTALALAGSLLHVANHGLFKSLLFLSAGSVIHAVGTREIDRYGGLLKRQPWTGALFLGGAVAISGLPPFNGFVSEWLIYLGAFQALDTAAPVVAVAALTAPALALIGGLALACFVKVFGITFLGEPRCETAAEAHEAPLSMVIPMAALLVACAWIGLLPTTLTPLLGAAVTDWGGDAAAALSPEVFDPLVWVSLGGWLLLGLVAGVGFWLYRRSRQAPRDASTWGCGYRFPEPRMQYTAGSFADSLVRLFQFGLWNERRGGRVSGLFPTAAKFSSHTPDAVLDRLLSPLFRLAAGLFRRIRAIVQNGVIAIYLIYVALAVMALLALGAL; encoded by the coding sequence ATGACCTGGCTCGTGGGAGCAATTTTGCTGACTTCGCTTGCCGGTGTGCCGGGGCTTTTCTGCCGCCGGGAAGGTGCCGGCGCAGAGCGGCTCGCCTGTCTGATGACTCTGACTGGATGCGCCTGTGGGCTGGTGGCCGGAGCTCTCTCCCTGAGTCACAGCGTTGAACTCTCTCTCAATTTTCGCTGGTCTGTGCCTGGGGGTTCCCTGGCCTTGGGTCTCGATCCTCTCAGCGCGATTTTTCTGCTCTCTCTGTTCCTGGTGGCGGCAACCGGGTCCGTCTATGGGCTGCGGTATTGGCCCCAGCAGGAACATCCCGCCAACGGTCGTAAGTTGCGTCTTTTCTACGGGCTGATCTGCGGGGCGATGATCCTTCTTTTTTCGGCGCGCAATGGAATCCTGTTCCTGATGGCCTGGGAGGTGATGGCGCTGGCCGGCTTTTTTCTCATCACCACGGAAGACCACAAGGACGAGGTGCGACGGGCCGGGTTTGTCTACCTGATCGCCACCCATACCGGCACGCTGGCTCTCTTCGGCCTATTCGCCCTGCTTGGCCAATACGCAGGTTCCCTGAACTTCCCTGCTGCAGCAACGCTGCCGGCGGCCGGGAGCAGCCTTGTGTTTTTGTTCGGTCTGTTCGGATTCGGCATGAAGGCCGGCCTGATGCCGCTGCACATCTGGTTGCCCGGCGCCCACGCTGCGGCTCCAAGCCATGCCTCGGCGCTGCTCTCCGGAGTGATGATCAAGACAGGGATCTACGGGCTGGTGCGGCTCACCTCCTTTTTTGCCGAGATCCCCTTCTGGTGGGGCTGGACGGTCCTGGCGCTGGGGGCGGTCTCGGGAGTCATGGGGGTGGCCCTGGCGCTGGCTCAGCACGATATCAAGCGCCTTTTGGCCTACCACAGTGTTGAGAACATCGGCATCATCGCCCTCGGGCTCGGCCTTGCCCTGCTCGGTCGCAGCTACCAGGTGCCGGAGCTGACGGCCCTCGCTCTCGCGGGGAGCCTGCTGCACGTCGCCAACCACGGACTTTTCAAGTCGCTCCTGTTTCTGAGTGCCGGTTCAGTGATTCACGCCGTGGGCACGCGGGAAATCGATCGTTACGGCGGTCTGCTCAAACGCCAGCCCTGGACGGGGGCCCTGTTCCTGGGCGGCGCGGTGGCGATCAGTGGCTTGCCGCCGTTCAATGGTTTCGTCAGTGAATGGCTGATTTATCTCGGGGCTTTCCAGGCCTTGGACACGGCTGCCCCGGTGGTTGCGGTCGCGGCTTTGACAGCGCCGGCGCTTGCCCTGATCGGTGGCCTGGCTCTTGCCTGTTTCGTCAAGGTGTTCGGCATCACTTTTCTCGGCGAACCCCGCTGCGAGACTGCGGCAGAAGCCCACGAAGCACCTTTGTCAATGGTGATCCCCATGGCGGCGCTTCTTGTTGCCTGCGCCTGGATCGGATTACTGCCGACGACCCTGACCCCTCTGCTGGGCGCCGCCGTCACCGATTGGGGCGGTGATGCCGCGGCAGCATTGAGCCCCGAGGTTTTCGATCCCCTGGTGTGGGTGAGCCTTGGCGGGTGGCTGCTGCTGGGCCTTGTTGCCGGGGTCGGTTTCTGGCTGTATCGGCGCAGTCGCCAGGCCCCGCGTGACGCCTCCACCTGGGGCTGCGGGTACCGGTTCCCTGAGCCGCGCATGCAGTATACCGCCGGTTCGTTCGCCGACAGCCTGGTGCGGCTGTTCCAATTCGGCCTCTGGAACGAACGTCGGGGCGGCAGGGTTTCGGGGTTGTTCCCGACCGCTGCTAAATTCTCGAGTCACACCCCCGATGCGGTCCTCGATCGGCTGCTGTCTCCTTTGTTTCGCCTCGCCGCCGGGCTGTTTCGTCGGATTCGCGCGATCGTCCAGAACGGCGTGATTGCCATCTACCTGATTTATGTTGCTCTCGCCGTGATGGCGCTGCTGGCGTTAGGCGCCTTATGA